One Streptomonospora salina genomic window, GTGCGCCAGCTCTCCGGCGGGCAGAAGCGCCGGCTCGACCTGGGGCTGGCCGTGCTCTCGCGGCCCGAAGCGCTCTTCCTGGACGAGCCGACCACCGGAATGGACCCCGAGGCGCGGCGCGCCACGTGGGACACCATCGCCGGCCTGGTCCGCGAGGGCATGGCCATCCTGCTGACCACGCACTACCTGGAGGAAGCCGAGCGCCTCGCCGACCGGCTGGCCATCATGCACCGCGGCGAGACCAGGGCCGAGGGCACCGTGCGCGACGTCGTCGTCCGGTGGGGCGACCGCATCGCCTTCCGCATGCCCGCCGGCGTCCGTTTCGAGGACCTGCCCGCCCTGCCGGGCGCCACCGCGGCGGCCGAGCTCCGCGGCGGTGAAGCCTGGGTCTGCTACACCGTGCGCGGCGACGACGCCGACCGCCGCGCCCACCGCGCCATGGAGCCGCTGCTGGAGTGGGCCCGGAGCAGCGGCACGGCCCTGGACCGGCTGGAGCTGCGCAGCGCCTCCCTGGAGGACGTCTTCCTCAGCGTCGCCGAGGGGGCCGCCGAGGTGGTCTCCGGCGGACCGGGATCCGACTGAGGCGCACCCGCGCCCGAACGCCCACGAGCCCGCACCGCACCACAGCAGAGGACACAGCGATGACCACTCAGCAGACGGCCGACGCCGCGCCGGCCGGGACCGCGGGGGCGCGGCAGCGCCGGCCCGTGAGCCCCCTCCGCCAGACGTTGCGGCTCACCCGCACCGAATTCACCCTCATGTACCGCTACCGCACGGCCCTGTTCTTCGTGCTGTTCCCGCTGGTATTCGTCTTTCTGGGAGTCGTCTCCCAGGGGGAGTCGCCCGTTCCCGGCGTCTCCAACGAGACCTTGGCGCTGACGGGTTCCCCGGCCGCCATCATCATGATGATCGGCGTCATGCACGTCTCCAACACCTACGCGGCCCGCCGCGAGCAGCTCATCCTCAAGCGCTTCCGCGCCAGCGGGGTGCCGCCCGTCGCGCTGTTCGGCGCGACCACGCTTTCGGTGCTGGCCGTGGTCGTCCTGCTCACCGCCGTGCCGTGGGGTGTCCTGATCGCCCAGACCGGCGAGGTCCCGGCCGACCCGGTGATGGTCGCGCTGGCCGTGGTGCTCAGCACGGTCACCATGGTGCTGCTGGGTGCCGCGTTGACCCGGCTCGCGCGCAACGCCGAGGGTACGCAGATGATGAGCATCGTGCCGTTCCTGGCGCTGTACGCCTCCAGCGGGCTGATGATCCCGTTGGAGATGATGCCCGACCAACTCGCGACCGCCAGCCGACTGCTGCCGATGGCGCCCGTGGTGGAGCTGCTGCGCGGCGGATACACCGGCAACGACGTGTTCGGTGACCTGGTCGGCGCGAGCCCGGCGACGGGGCTGGACCTGTGGGCGGCCGCGCTGCCGTCGCTGGCGGTGGTGCTGGCCTGGACGGCGCTGTCGGTGCTGTCGCTGCGCTACTTCCGCTGGGATCCGCGCCAGCCGGGCTGAGTTTTCGCGACCGCCGGCGGGCGACGGGCGCGTTCCCGCCGGCGGCACGGAGTGGCGGGGGCCGGAGGACGGCCGGTCCCGCCGCCCGTGCGTCCGCGCCGCCCGCGGAGTCCGGGAGCGCAGGCGTCTAGGGTGAACGGCGCGGACGCGACGGCGCCGGACAGGAGGGGAGGACCGGGTGGCGGACCACGACACGGCGGAACTGGCGCACTCGGACCGCAGCGGGCGCCGGATCGACCGCGCGCGCCGGATCGTGCTGCTGCTGTCGATGAGCACCCCGGTGTTCTGCGTGCTGCCCCCCGTCTTCGCGGCCGTTGACATCGGCGGGCCCGGGGACGGGACGCTGGCGACCTTCGCCAGCCGTGCGCCCGGCAGCGCGGGTGCGGCGCTGTCGGGCGCCGGGGTGTTGTGCTCGCTCGTCCTGGCCTATGCGTCGATGCGGGTGATCCGCACCCGGATCGACCGCCCGGCGACCGCGCTGCGTCGCGACGTCGTGGTGTCCTACCTGGCGCTGCTCGGCACGGTCGGTCTGCTGGGCCCCAATCCCGCCGCGCTGACCGCTCCCCAGTTCTGGGCCGCCAGTGTCGCCGTCACCGGTCGGCGCCGGCACAAGGCCGGGTACACGGTGCTGATGCTCGCCGCGGGGATCGTGCCGTTCCTGGCGGCGAGCGTCGGAATGCCGCTGATCGAGGCGGTGGTCATCAGCGGCGTGCTGGCGGCGCTGCACCTGATCGTCTTCGTCGTCATGCTGGCCAGCAACGCCGCCATCATCTCCCTGTGGGACGTCGTCACGGAGGCCCACGCGGCCCGCGACGCCCAGGCGCGCCTGGCGGTCTCCGAAGAGCGGCTGCGTTTCGCCCGCGATATGCACGACCTGCTGGGACACAGCCTTTCGGCGCTCGCCGTCAAGAGCGAACTGGCCGCCCGGCTCGCCGAGATCGACCCGCAGGCGGCCTCCCGCGAGATGACCGCCGTGCAGCACTTGGCCCGCGACGCGCTGCGCGAGGTGCGCACCGCCGTGTCCGGTTACCGCGACGTGGATCTGGCCGCGGAGTCCGCGGGAGTCCAGGCCGTGCTCACCGCCGCGGGCGTGCGCTGCACCGTGGCCGGTGCCGACGTCGACGTTCCCGCCGACCAGCGGTCGATCGCCTCGTGGGTCGTGCGTGAGGGCACCACGAACGTGTTGCGCCACAGCACGGCCAAGAACTGCGCCGTCACCCTGCGCCGGGACGGCGGCACACTGGTCGTCGAGGTCTTCGACGACGGCGCGCAGCCGGGCGGCGGCGCCGCGTCCTTCGGCAACGGGCTGTCGGGACTCGGCGAGCGGGTCTCCGCCGCCGGCGGAGCGCTCACCGCCGGTCCGGCCTCCGCCGGGACGGGTTTCCTGCTGCGCGCCGTCGTGCCGCTGCCGGAGCGCCGCGGCGGAGGGAACACAGGCGACGAGCCGTCGGGCCGAGAGGACGTGACCGCGTGATCCGAGTCGTACTCGCCGACGACGAGCACCTGGTGCGCGGCGCGATCGCGGCCCTGCTCGGGCTGGAGCCCGACCTGGAGATCGCAGCCCAGGTCGGGAGGGGTGACGAGGTCGCCGACGCGGTGGTCCGCACGGGCGCCGGAATCGCGGTGCTGGACATCGAAATGCCCGGTACGGGCGGGCTGGAGGTCGCCGCCGAACTGCACGGATCGGCGCCGGACTGCGGCGTACTGATGCTCACCAGCTTCGGCCGCCCCGGCTACCTGCGGCGTGCGCTGGCCGCCGGGGCGCGGGGGTTTCTGGCCAAGGACGCCCCGGTCGACGAGCTCGCCGGCGCGATCCGCAAGGTGCACGCGGGCGGGCGCTACATCGACACCGAGCTGGCCGCAGCGGCCATGGCCTCCGGCGAGAGCCCTCTGACGGCGCGTGAAGCCGAGGTGCTGCGCGCGGCATCCGAGGGAGGGGCGGTGGCCGACATCGCCCGTTCCCTGCACTTGACCGAGGGCACCGTGCGCAACTACCTCTCCAGCGCCATCACCAAGACCGGCGCCGCCAACCGCATGTCGGCGATCCGCACGGCGCAGGGCATGGGGTGGCTCTGACGGCCGGGGCGGGCCCGGCCGTCAGAGGAACCGCAGCACCAGCATGGCGGTGTCGTCGGTGTGGCCGCCCGGGGCGAACTCCTCCAGGTCGCGGTCGATACGGACGATGACGGCCTGGGCCGTCAGCCCCGA contains:
- a CDS encoding ABC transporter permease gives rise to the protein MTTQQTADAAPAGTAGARQRRPVSPLRQTLRLTRTEFTLMYRYRTALFFVLFPLVFVFLGVVSQGESPVPGVSNETLALTGSPAAIIMMIGVMHVSNTYAARREQLILKRFRASGVPPVALFGATTLSVLAVVVLLTAVPWGVLIAQTGEVPADPVMVALAVVLSTVTMVLLGAALTRLARNAEGTQMMSIVPFLALYASSGLMIPLEMMPDQLATASRLLPMAPVVELLRGGYTGNDVFGDLVGASPATGLDLWAAALPSLAVVLAWTALSVLSLRYFRWDPRQPG
- a CDS encoding response regulator transcription factor codes for the protein MIRVVLADDEHLVRGAIAALLGLEPDLEIAAQVGRGDEVADAVVRTGAGIAVLDIEMPGTGGLEVAAELHGSAPDCGVLMLTSFGRPGYLRRALAAGARGFLAKDAPVDELAGAIRKVHAGGRYIDTELAAAAMASGESPLTAREAEVLRAASEGGAVADIARSLHLTEGTVRNYLSSAITKTGAANRMSAIRTAQGMGWL
- a CDS encoding ABC transporter ATP-binding protein, which codes for MSTAEQPPTGTGSGEHAISVRDLRQNYGDFEAVRGISFDVGRGELFALLGTNGAGKTTTVETLEGFRRPSAGSVRVLGADPYGQPPELRDRVDAVLQHSGLFPELTTAETVDLSRDLAADPMDRDAVLELTGLTDKAGVQVRQLSGGQKRRLDLGLAVLSRPEALFLDEPTTGMDPEARRATWDTIAGLVREGMAILLTTHYLEEAERLADRLAIMHRGETRAEGTVRDVVVRWGDRIAFRMPAGVRFEDLPALPGATAAAELRGGEAWVCYTVRGDDADRRAHRAMEPLLEWARSSGTALDRLELRSASLEDVFLSVAEGAAEVVSGGPGSD
- a CDS encoding sensor histidine kinase produces the protein MADHDTAELAHSDRSGRRIDRARRIVLLLSMSTPVFCVLPPVFAAVDIGGPGDGTLATFASRAPGSAGAALSGAGVLCSLVLAYASMRVIRTRIDRPATALRRDVVVSYLALLGTVGLLGPNPAALTAPQFWAASVAVTGRRRHKAGYTVLMLAAGIVPFLAASVGMPLIEAVVISGVLAALHLIVFVVMLASNAAIISLWDVVTEAHAARDAQARLAVSEERLRFARDMHDLLGHSLSALAVKSELAARLAEIDPQAASREMTAVQHLARDALREVRTAVSGYRDVDLAAESAGVQAVLTAAGVRCTVAGADVDVPADQRSIASWVVREGTTNVLRHSTAKNCAVTLRRDGGTLVVEVFDDGAQPGGGAASFGNGLSGLGERVSAAGGALTAGPASAGTGFLLRAVVPLPERRGGGNTGDEPSGREDVTA